Genomic DNA from Haloplanus sp. HW8-1:
TCTCGGAGATGCAGACGGCGGTCGGCGAACGCGACTCGGGGAAGTTCACCTACCACCTGGAGAAGCTCACCGGTCACTTCGTCGCGGAGATCGACGGCCAGTACGTCCTCCAGTATGCGGGCCACCGCGTCGTCGACGCCATCCAGAGTGGGGTCTTTCACACCTCCCCGACCGTCGAGGCGGTCGCGGCCCCCGGTGTCTGTCCCACGTGTGGAGCCTCCCCGACTTTCGACTACGACGATCACCTCGCGACGGTCACCTGCTCCTCGTGTGGGACGAAACTGATCGAGTATCCCTTCGATCCGGGCGGGTTCCAGGGCCGGTCTCTGGACGCGGCCATCGACGCCTTCGACGACCGGACGAAGTACAAGTGGCGCCTGGCCTCCGGCGGCGTCTGTTTCGTCTGTGCCGGTCGTGTCGCCGTATCGTACGCCGAGTCACCTCACGAACTGGCGCGACACGACCGATACAACTCGTTTTTCGCCGAGGACCATCCCGCAGTCCTCCACTTGACCTGTCGGAACTGCAGTTTCTTCAGTTACGTCCCGGTCGGCGTCAGGCTGCTCGACAGTCCGCGCGTCGTCGGCGAACTCGCCATGCGCGGCGTCGACACCACGGACCGATTCCTGTGGGAACTCCCGTTCGTCACGGATCCCGACCGCCTGACGGTTCGGAGCCGCGATCCGTGGGAGGTCCTCGTCGAGGCCACGACGCCAAGCGGGACGCTCGCCGTTACGCTCGACGACGACGCCGCAGTCCGAGCCATCACCACTCGCCCGTCGGAGGGGTAGAGAGGAGCGTCCGCTCCTGGGTCGGCGACGCGGTGGCGTGGGGCTTCCATCGACCATCGCCACCCGAGCGGTTAACTGGCCTCCCGGGACAGGGATACGACATGAGCGAGTACGACCGAGTCGACTCTCCCGACGCGACCACCGTGTTCTCGTATCACGACCTCACGCCGCCACGGACGGCCGACGTGTACCGGGCGCGGTCGGTCGTCGACCGACATCTCCTGCGAACGCCGCTGGTTCGAAGCGAACCCCTGTCCGCCGAGTTCGACGCCGACGTCTACCTGAAACGGGAGGACACGCTCCCGACGGGGGCGTTCAAGGTTCGCGGTGGCCTCACCCTGGTTTCACGGCTCGACGCCGAGTTTCACGACCCCGGGCTGATCGCCGCCAGCACCGGGAACCACGGCCAGTCGGTCGCCTACGCCGGCCGCACCTTCGACGTGCCGGTGACCGTCGTCGTCCCGGAGGACGCCAACCCCTCGAAGGTGGCGGCCATGGAGCGACTCGGCGCCACGGTCCGCTTTCACGGCGACACCTTCGACGAGGCTCGTGAACACGCCGAGACGCTGGCCGCAGAGGAGGGGTACCGGTACGTCCACTCGGCGAACGAACCGTCGCTCGTCGCCGGCGTCGGAACTGCCGGCCTCGAAGTCGTGGAGGACCTCCCCGACGTCGACTACCTGTTCTGTCCGGTCGGGGGCGGATCGAGCGCCGCCGGCTACTGTCTCACGGTCGGCGCCCTCACGGAGGCGACGGTGATCGGCGCCCAGTCGGAGGCCGCTCCGGCGATGCACCGGGCGTGGGCGGAGGGGATCCTCGAACCGCACGATCGGATGGAGACGTTCGCCGAGGGCGTGGCCACGCGGGTCCCGTTCGCGCTGACGACGAGGTTACTCCGCGAACGACTCGATGACTTTCGACTCGTGAGCGAGGCGAGCATCGAACGTGGCGTCCGGGACCTGTACGCGGACGAGCGGATCCCGATGGAAGGTGCCTGTGCGACGAGTCTGGCGGCGATGCGTCAACTGTCGGACGATCTCCGTGGATCGACGGTCGTGTTCCCCATCTCCGGCCGGAACGTCGACCCGGACACACTCGAATCGATCCTCGACGGTGCGGCGTAGGCACGCGGCTCGTATGGCCGTGTCAGGACCGCCGCGGATCGTCCCGT
This window encodes:
- a CDS encoding DUF7351 domain-containing protein, whose amino-acid sequence is MTGTADEVPADIDPQDAFQLFSHELRLEILFALWDAPDYSLPFSEMQTAVGERDSGKFTYHLEKLTGHFVAEIDGQYVLQYAGHRVVDAIQSGVFHTSPTVEAVAAPGVCPTCGASPTFDYDDHLATVTCSSCGTKLIEYPFDPGGFQGRSLDAAIDAFDDRTKYKWRLASGGVCFVCAGRVAVSYAESPHELARHDRYNSFFAEDHPAVLHLTCRNCSFFSYVPVGVRLLDSPRVVGELAMRGVDTTDRFLWELPFVTDPDRLTVRSRDPWEVLVEATTPSGTLAVTLDDDAAVRAITTRPSEG
- a CDS encoding threonine ammonia-lyase, with protein sequence MSEYDRVDSPDATTVFSYHDLTPPRTADVYRARSVVDRHLLRTPLVRSEPLSAEFDADVYLKREDTLPTGAFKVRGGLTLVSRLDAEFHDPGLIAASTGNHGQSVAYAGRTFDVPVTVVVPEDANPSKVAAMERLGATVRFHGDTFDEAREHAETLAAEEGYRYVHSANEPSLVAGVGTAGLEVVEDLPDVDYLFCPVGGGSSAAGYCLTVGALTEATVIGAQSEAAPAMHRAWAEGILEPHDRMETFAEGVATRVPFALTTRLLRERLDDFRLVSEASIERGVRDLYADERIPMEGACATSLAAMRQLSDDLRGSTVVFPISGRNVDPDTLESILDGAA